ctctctaagctGTATTGTACACAAGAACTTACTTGGATCATGACTGTTTTGGGATCTGCAAGCGCTGCGTGTGCTAAAAACGGTAGCTTCCTCAGTGATCTCCCACGTAAACCCTCCCTGCGCATCAACAAAGTTGATTCCAAATTCATTATGTCAGAGACTCAGAGTAAAcactgttttttcttttctactgTCACTACTCTACAATCAGTACACAAGTCTGACCTCACACGATTTACCAACTTCTATTAAATTGTTGACAGAACCAGTGAACTGTTAACTGTGTCTAATAGTGAGGTCCATTGACATCACATTAATCTTGTTAAATGGACCAATGTTAAAAATAAGTCAAAACTTGTTAAATCTATTTTCTCTCGATTCCTTCATTCAAAACTACAACacataaacacacacacccCCAATAAATTGAACGAAACTCAAATACAATCTTTTAACACCAAAACctccaaattttatattattcagtAGCTCGACTTCTGTCCAACCAATCCACGCTTTTACGTGCTCTCTCCATCGGCTGAGGCTTCTCCCTGTATACGTCCACGCTTCTCCTCGCCTTCTCCATTTCCTCAAACGGAACCTTCAGCTTCTCATGTTTCTCAACGTGGCTCAGCTTGTATCCCTGAAACCTCAGCCTGTCTACGCTTTTCCTCGGTTTCTCTCGTCCATCCTTGCTCTTCCTCGGTGGTGCATCTACGCTACCCCGAGGAGGTTGTTCACACCCTTCCATGCTTCTCCTCGAGAAAGAACTGTTCCTTTTCGACGTGGATTTCTCCACAGCGCTCACAAACTTCTTGAGATGGCCAATGTACTCGGGAAAGAGTTCAAGATCGCAATGGTTTCCTCCTTTGAGCCATAAAGGTTCGTACTTCTCCTGGCAGAGTTCCCACAGCTGCTTCCCGTGCGAGAAGTCAACCACATCATCCGCTGTTCCCTGCAAatcccaaaaaaaatataaaaaaaatgctTGCACCTTAAAACTACTTACACACAAGTGTCCATGAAACCACACCAATGAGGGAAAAACTTACATGAATCACGAGGACAGGACACCTCAGGAGCGATATTTTGTCAATGTTCTGAAGGAGAAAGATCAAACAAAAATGCTGACAAGGATTAAGGAAGAAGACAAATTAGTATATGTATAGAGAGATCAAAAAGGGTTTTACCTTGTAAATATCAAACCAATAAGTGCGTTTGACAGGATACATAACTCTAAGACCAGATAGGATAGGACTATGAAGAATGGAAGCTCTTAGTTGAGGCAAACGCGTAGCTAAGTCGACGGTTGGACCACTACCGACAGACTGACCATACAGGATAATGTTCTCCTGCTTTGCCCCATAAGTCTCTTCCAGACATTTGTACGCAGCCTCTATATCAGCATAAGTATTCTGTTCACTGGGCTGCAACACAACGGAATAGATTTATTGTAGATGGACCAACAACATTTGATGATTTGAATCACAAAAGAGCTTTAGGATCTGTGGTTAGTGGTAAAACTCACCTTCCCTGATGATTGGCCATACCCTGAATAGTCATACCTGTAAAACACCACAACACTATTTAAAGAATGCTCCAATGTTAATAAGCTGAAACTGTAAACTTTGAGAAACCAATCTATTGTTCCTTCAAAGAAGTACACTTTGGGAATTAGAACACTAGGTAATAACAGATCTAGAAtgtctaaaaatggaaacttttgTCTCACTTGACTTGACAAAAGAGCTGTAAGAGATCCAGATTCAGACCAAAACCTTAAAGACAGCATCTTTGCACAAACAACAAGACTCTTCTAAGTAGAATCACTAAATATGCAAAACACTCTTTCAGCTAAACAGgctaagaagaaaaaaaactgatctTGGAGATTCAAATCCATCCAGCAAAGAGGAACTAACTAACCCCATTAGATTGACGCGGAGGTGGATACTGAGCTCGATGAAGAGCTCGTACATCTGACCGATATCAGCAGCGTTTCCGTGAGAATACAGAAGCGTCGTGGCGGCCATAGGGTACCTGACGTACATGGCGACGATCTCGTTGCCTCGGCGCGTGGGCAGACGCAAAACGTCGACGTTTTCTCGGTGGGGGAAAGGGTCCATCAGCAGAAGCTCCGTTGCTTCCTCTCTGGTTATCTTGTAAGAAGGTGGATTCGGCGGGAAAAACGCTAACTTCGCCGCCATTGATGATGTCACGCCTCCCATCTCTCTGTCTAAACAGAGTTCCACTCTCCCAAAGTCTCtccctttctttctttctgagATGTTCGTTTcagagaagaagacgatgattgAGAGGAAACATTCCCTTCTCTTtcctttagagagagagagagagagagaggcctATGATGACTGATTTGAAACCTAAAGTTAATTCCTTTTCTGACATAAATATGCAAAACTAATCATCTACTTTATTACCGATTACGAAGATGAGCATCTTGTCTGTTCTGTATTTGAGTTATtgaattatagaaaaaaaagttatgttgGTTGTATTATTAAAAGAGTTAGCCTAGTGACTAGTGGTTATAGCCTTGATAATAAAATCATGAGAGCATGTGTGATTCACATGGATAATCATAACATCATAGAGTCCAttacaaaacatttaaaaagaaaacaattctAAAATTCTGAAATCCACATGATTTGTTTTCTATATTATATGGTTTAAGGTTGTATCTTTAATAGGAAGAGGCTACTATTACATTTAAAGATCCATGTATCCGTAATAAACTTACAGGTTGTAGGGTTTGAGAGTACATGTGGATGGTTTGTTGGGTTTGTTGGGTTTGCCCTTTGAAAGAATTTACTGGCAGCATCATGGGGTAGGAGGAGGGGGACCAATCATTCATCCCTCCAACCTTCTTTTGCCGTCAAAGTTTTGTATCCCTTCTGCTTAACTTGGGACCCGCTTAACTTTGAAAACTTATGGCGATTAAGGGCAACCACTTTGCTTGCTACTTATGAACATCATTAAGATTTGACCCTCCTTTCTTACATGcaatatatttggtttaataagctagaaatataataaaaccatTAGCATTTTTTTCATGTATTCATAATTATTCCTTGGTGCAACGCCAACCTAGGACCCCTACTATCCATTCCTTCCAAATGTTTATTACATAGGTGCAGTATATATAACGTTGCAGGGTCTTTTCCAACGTTAGTTTAGTAGTACCTATGaaaactttaattatttttgatttgttcCATTCTTTACTCAAATTTATAAGTACTGTACATAAACATTCTTTCATTTGATCAATAATTTGACATTTCATCAAAAAGAAATGTTACATAATTTTGGTAAATATAACTAACCTCTCTGATGCAATTAGCATTAGCATTTTTATTTGGAAATatgtgttttcctgcaccattaacagaaataaaagttttaaaaatttaaattatattttaaaatatattttttaatttttagatattattattttctttcaatatttaattttaaattaattatatataaataaatattttatttatatttaacaatatatgtatacatttaaattataatcttggaaagatttattatctatttatttttgttaaatataattaaatcaaattctataaaattaatatattttttaggtATATAACTGTCAAAACGtaaaacaaatactaatattcctaaaatttgtagatatttaaaaaaaactaatggtATTAGAATTAATAATTACAATTAAAAACTGcataaattttgaaagttgaagaatatttttagtaataaaaattatataatttaaaatagaattaaataatatttgaaaattgtaaaaaaatattatatttctatttttactattatattattttattgttatattaatgaTAATGTATGAATgattactatattctaaaaagttattaaaaatataaatcaatattaaatataaatatttatgtcacAATCAGCTTCATTTCATATCATCATTGTTAATATgctatattatcattttttcttcaaaatcatTGTAGTAACTAATGATAACAAGGCAAATCAATTCTCAAATAATGTTTAGAGGATGTGTAAAACCACTTAAGTTTTTTTactgtgattttttttctaaaatagaaaaattacattATAGAAATGTGTTAGACtccaatcaatatatttataatggaGTTCATCTATTCTAGAGAAAAAGtagaagatttttttaatatatttttatcaaaatagaggaatactattatataaacatgaatggagtttctttttattttagaaataaatgtAGAAAAGTTGGAGATGTTGTAATAATACCATTAATGATAAGTACTCATAGTCAATAATATTGTTATTATGAAACGCTGGTG
This sequence is a window from Raphanus sativus cultivar WK10039 unplaced genomic scaffold, ASM80110v3 Scaffold1154, whole genome shotgun sequence. Protein-coding genes within it:
- the LOC130503813 gene encoding uncharacterized protein LOC130503813; translated protein: MGGVTSSMAAKLAFFPPNPPSYKITREEATELLLMDPFPHRENVDVLRLPTRRGNEIVAMYVRYPMAATTLLYSHGNAADIGQMYELFIELSIHLRVNLMGYDYSGYGQSSGKPSEQNTYADIEAAYKCLEETYGAKQENIILYGQSVGSGPTVDLATRLPQLRASILHSPILSGLRVMYPVKRTYWFDIYKNIDKISLLRCPVLVIHGTADDVVDFSHGKQLWELCQEKYEPLWLKGGNHCDLELFPEYIGHLKKFVSAVEKSTSKRNSSFSRRSMEGCEQPPRGSVDAPPRKSKDGREKPRKSVDRLRFQGYKLSHVEKHEKLKVPFEEMEKARRSVDVYREKPQPMERARKSVDWLDRSRATE